From the Kogia breviceps isolate mKogBre1 chromosome 3, mKogBre1 haplotype 1, whole genome shotgun sequence genome, one window contains:
- the CKMT1A gene encoding creatine kinase U-type, mitochondrial translates to MAGPFSRLLSARPGLRLLALAGAGSLAAGFLLRSEPVRAAGERRRLYPPSAEYPDLRKHNNCMASHLTPAVYARLCDKTTPTGWTLDQCIQTGVDNPGHPFIKTVGMVAGDEETYEVFAELFDPVIQERHNGYNPQTMKHTTDLDASKIRSAYFDERYVLSSRVRTGRSIRGLSLPPACTRAERREVERVVVEALSGLKGDLAGRYYRLSEMTEAEQQQLIDDHFLFDKPVSPLLTAAGMARDWPDARGIWHNNEKSFLIWVNEEDHTRVISMEKGGNMKKVFERFCRGLKEVERLIQERGWEFMWNERLGYILTCPSNLGTGLRAGVHIKLPLLSKDSRFPKILENLRLQKRGTGGVDTAATGSIIDISNLDRLGKSEVELVQLVIDGVNYLIDCERRLERGQDIRVPPPLLNKH, encoded by the exons ATGGCTGGTCCCTTCTCTCGTCTCCTGTCTGCCCGCCCGGGGCTCAGACTCCTGGCTTTGGCTGGAGCTGGGTCTCTAGCCGCTGGGTTTCTTCTCCGCTCGGAACCTGTTCGAGCCGCCGGCGAACGACGGAGGCTATATCCCCCGAG TGCTGAGTACCCAGACCTCCGAAAGCACAACAACTGCATGGCCAGTCACCTGACCCCAGCAGTCTATGCCCGGCTCTGCGACAAGACCACACCCACTGGTTGGACGCTAGATCAATGTATCCAGACTGGCGTGGACAACCCTGGCCACCCCTTCATCAAGACTGTGGGCATGGTAGCTGGTGATGAGGAGACCTATGAG GTATTTGCTGAGCTGTTTGACCCTGTGATCCAAGAGCGACACAATGGATATAACCCCCAGACGATGAAACATACCACTGACCTGGATGCCAGCAAG ATCCGTTCTGCCTACTTTGATGAGAGGTATGTATTGTCCTCAAGAGTCAGAACTGGCCGAAGTATCCGGGGACTCAGCCTGCCTCCAGCCTGCACCCGGGCAGAGCGACGAGAGGTGGAGCGTGTCGTGGTGGAGGCACTGAGTGGCCTGAAGGGTGACCTGGCTGGACGCTACTATCGGCTCAGTGAGATGACAGAGGCTGAGCAGCAGCAGCTAATTGAT GACCACTTCCTGTTTGATAAGCCTGTGTCCCCATTGTTGACCGCAGCAGGAATGGCTCGAGACTGGCCAGATGCTCGGGGAATCTG GCACAACAATGAGAAGAGCTTCCTGATCTGGGTGAATGAGGAGGATCATACACGGGTCATCTCCATGGAGAAGGGTGGCAACATGAAGAAAGTGTTTGAAAGATTCTGCCGAGGCCTCAAAGAG GTGGAGCGGCTGATCCAGGAGCGTGGCTGGGAGTTCATGTGGAATGAGCGTCTGGGATACATCTTGACCTGTCCGTCTAACCTAGGCACTGGACTTCGGGCAGGAGTGCACATCAAACTGCCCCTGCTAAGCAAA GATAGCCGCTTCCCAAAGATCCTAGAGAACCTAAGACTCCAAAAACGTGGAACTGGAGGAGTGGACACAGCTGCCACAGGCAGCATCATTGACATCTCTAATTTGGACCGACTGGGCAAGTCAGAG GTGGAGCTGGTGCAGCTGGTCATCGATGGAGTAAACTATTTGATTGACTGTGAGCGGCGTCTGGAGAGAGGCCAGGATATACGCGTCCCTCCACCTCTCCTCAACAAGCATTAA